The DNA region AGTGCTGTATCATTACTTGATCAAATACGGGagctagattttctttttcaaaggctTCTAGGGATAGGAAAGGtaggaatgaatgagtaaatgagtgaaGTTTAGTAGGGGAAGAGAGTAGAATAAGGAGGAAAGTACATTATTGTCTTTCAGTTCAGACCTGAAATACTTTGTTTTCTATGTGGATTTCACCCTAGTTTAAATTTACCTTGGACTTGTCCTTAAAGTATATATTCAACTCTCCATTCTTGGATTTGCTTcaaattttatgggttttttttttttcatttcttagtaTCTGCTGTATAGTAGCTTAATGTCTGGGTCGGGGTTCTTAGCGGGCAGGGACCAGATCTGTAGAATTATCTTTGCATGTGGCATTACTTTTAGATTTGATGGACTTAATGAACACATTATTTCTGATGGTATTTACTTGTTGGGTACCCAGAGAGGTACCTTAGATTGGGATCTAACTCTACAGCATTCaacttttaaagcatttcttGCTGCTTTCTGTGGGCAGTAAAATCATGCCGAATTTTAAGAGACCTGGGCATGAAAAGGGTCTGTGGTTATAACCTAAGTACTGTACTGTACTGTTATTTCTGTCAGTGAGTGATTGGGGTGAGgagtgttcattcattcattttttttttactaaaatcgCTTAGAGAAAATTATGATTGTGTTCCTCTTCCCTATCTTGCAAGATGTTCATTGATTGAATTCAAAGAATGTGCctggtttagattttttttttttccctttcacctgCATTTCAGGATATCAATGCTTACAATGGTCAGGAGCCCACAGAAAAATTACCTTTCCCCATCATTGATGATAAGAATCGGGACCTTGCCATCCTGTTAGGCATGCTGGACCCAGCAGAGAAGGATGAAAAGGGCATGCCTGTGACAGCTCGTGTGGTGAGTTGTAGAAATCCATTAGTTGTCCTCATGACTGGCCAGGCTCCGTGTACAGCTGAGTGCTTACACCGACTCGAGGAATAGGGGAATATCTCCAGTTATGAAATAATTAGCAGCAATCTCACTGACCATCCGTACTGCTGAAGCAAAGTAAAATTTTCAGCTAAATTTGATAACTTTtggaaatgtacataaaataagtAGTTGATCATAAGATATCATCTAGAATTGAGGAATCTTTTTCCCAGCTCTCCTAACAGTCCTCTCTTTTAAAGTGGTGGGccataatacccttcttcataaGGCAACTGTGGCTGGGAATTCCTGTTTGTCCTTACCTACTAGAGAATAGACTTAatccctcatctgcaaaactaTACAACTATTTGAAGACTGGTATCAACTCCcatcagtatattttttttaagtttttttaatgtttattcattttttgagagagagagtgcgagcaggggaggggcagagagagagggagacagaatctgaagcaggctccaggctctgaactgtcatcacagaaacccgacacagggcttgaactcgggaactgtgagaacataacctgagccaaagtcagacacttaaccgactgagccatccagatgtcccccacccccattagtATATTTTTAAGGTAATCATCCCTAGTTAACATAGTACCTTCCTGAGGCCTTTCCTGGATTCAATTCGCATATCAGGTTTtcttactgagacacccagaaCCAAATAGAATTCCCTTCtaagtttagaaaaataacatggaggggcgcctgagtagctcagtcgtttaagcctccaacttcagctcaggtcgtatctcgaggtttgtgagttcaagccctgcatcgggccctgtgctgacagctcagagcctagagcctgcttcagattctgtgtctccctctctctgcccctcccccactcacactctgtctctctctccttcaaaaataaatcaacgttgaaaaaaaaaaaaaagaaaagaaaaagaacctggAGAAGAAAATTATCTACACTGAAGCCACCCAGATTAACAGTTTGATGTATCCTCCTAGATGTTTGCTGAGGGCAGGGTTGGGGGCagggtttgggttttggtttttttctacaCTCTTGAACATTTCTAGTAACTAAAGAGCTTTCAAAGAAGCTTTGATAtcaaaaacacttaaaagaattattcctATTTATGCATCTGTGTGCTTTGCAGGTATTTATCTTTGGTCCTGATAAGAAGCTGAAGCTGTCTATCCTCTACCCAGCAACCACTGGCAGGAACTTTGATGAGATTCTCAGGGTAATTACCTCTCTCCAGCTGACAGCGGAAAAGAGGGTTGCCACCCCTGTTGATTGGAAGGTAAAGACGTTAAAAGGGCAGATACCCAGCTCACCTTCAAGGCCTAAGGGGCCAGTCTCTAAATGGCTATCTTCTGGGTCTTTCTTACTTGGGGCTCTTTTTctggcacgcacacacactggcAGGACTTTTCCTTATGGCTGAGTTTCAGATTTACTATGAGGCCATTGTCAAggtcttctttgtatttttatatgaaatacaaaCTCCCCGTATTGCTTTCTAACTTCCATATCACTTGATCAAATTAATTGGTCAGaatgattccttttcttttttaagtttatttatttattttgaggaagagcacgagcaagggagaggagaggcagagagagagagagaatcccttaGCGTGGAGCCTGGGGCAGccctcaaactcacgaagtgtgcggtcatgacctgagctgaaaccaagagtcggatacttaaccaactgagccacccagaatgatttcttaataaaataattttttttaaaaaaacctttaaccCTTCCCAAAACGagcaaaatattggcaaaatatttatagcaaaacTTAGATTGGCCACTTGAGTCATGGCTATAAAACTATTTGGTGTATTAATGTCTAGAGCATTTCACTTCTCTTAAACTTCAATTAGCCTTTCAAACCCCATGTAGAATTCTCAGACAGGGATAATATCACAAGGGCATCTTAACATTgctacctttttaaaatatgctcaCCTGAATACCAGGTtgtgttgatttgtttttcctgacAGGCAAATCATTTAAAGTCTGTATCTGTCCATTGAACATGTGTTTATTGAGCCCAGGCAGTGGGCTCTGGGCTACAGCAACAGTgaacaatataaatattaatgtaaataggagtccctgccctcagagagcttacATGCCAGTGGGCGGAGACAAACAGTATGCAAGTTTACCGTGTTTTAGGTGGCAATAAGTGTGACTGAGAAAAATcaagcagagatggagagagtgggAGCATAGGGGTGGGAGGGTAGGTTTTATAATTGGCTGTCAAAGAAGGCCTTTCTCTGAAGGGAACTTTGGGAAGGACATGAAGAAAGCAAGGGACCAAGTCGTGCTTGTTTATGAGGGaggaaagggcgcctgggtggctcagtcggttgagcggccgacttcggctcaggtcatgatctcacagtccgtgagttcaggccccgcgtcgggctctgtgctgacagctcagagcctggagcctgtttcagattctgtgtctccttctctctctggccctcccctgttcatgctctgtctctgtctcaaaaataaataaacattaaaaaaaaaaaaaatatgagggaGGAAAACCAGCATGCCTGGAAGAGCAGGAGCGGGAGGTGGGGCAAGGAGGCACGATTCATTCACACCGGGCAGCGGTAAGGacttagaatttaaattttaaagtgtggTGCCAAGACGTCACTGGGTTTAAAACAAGACCATTTCTTGTTAAGATGGGGACGTTGTTCTCTCAGCAAAGTGTCGAAGATCATCCTGTGAAAACAAAATTCCTCAGAGGGGAGAGAGTGACCAATACTGGGTTATTCTCATGAGCACCTGTAGCTACTTTTCTGAAGCTACTTCTTGGCCTTCAGGCTTCACTGTAAGAgtgaatttcattattttcaatgtCTTTCAATAGGATGGCGATAGCGTGATGGTTCTTCCAACCATCCCTGAAGATGAAGCCAAAAAAATTTTCCCTAAAGGAGTCTTCACCAAAGAGCTCCCGTCTGGCAAGAAGTACCTCCGTTACACGCCCCAGCCGTAGTCCCCCAAGGAGGTGGTTAGCACAGTGAGCCAGGGGACGCCAACTGCCAGTCATGTTCTCCTGCACCTGTTCCATAACAACATCCTGGTGTGATCACAGCCAAGGCCTTTAGGTTGCTATACTACTGGCTTATTAAACAAAATGGCACTAAAAATTTCTTGGGATCCTTTCCTCTGTGCCTTCACCAGCATTCTGTTCTGTTCCTGCACCGTAGCACTCTCTGCTGTCTCTGAAATGTAGTCTGTATGTGAGATTCAAGTCTTGGATGTCTACAGGATGTGGGGTCGATGAGGTAGTGTCAGTTGATGGTGGAGAAAGTCTGTTCTGCTCCATCATAGAATGACTGTCAGGTTTTCAGCTGTTCCAATCAAATCCAGAACTTGACGTTCAGATTCCCCTGTAGATACGAGTATATAACCCAAAAACCTGTACAGTATCCAGAAATTCTCCACTCTTCAGGGTTTTGATCGCAGCGGGGGCAACAAACTTTTCAATTCTATACTTTTTCAGTAGATAACTGAAGTgggatgagcgggggaggaatctttaaatattttgctatAACGAAAATTTTTCgagaaatttctattaaaaaagagaGGCTATAGAAGAAGTTCCACTTGCCTGCCTGCCAGGGAGGTGGACCAGGAGGTGTGAGCGATACGACAGTGCCATGTGCCTTTCATGCAAAGTATTTCCATATGTCTGTCTGCTCTACACTGATGGGCGCAAGAGCACACcttgggaagaaaggaggaaatgattGAAAATGTTTTGTTATAGAACTATTCTTGcagtgagggggtggggctgTTTTCTGAGTTTTGCTTTTTGGGGATCAGCAAATAAATTCTTTGTTAAAACTGGATCAGAGAATTCTGTTGTCACGTTTTGAAGTACTAGTTTAGACTCCTGACCCAAAGGGCAGAGCTTTGCTCGCTAGGATCGGCATCAGTACTTTTCTCCAAAGGCAGATACGTGAAATTTCTTGTGACGAAAGTGGAGGAGCAGCTGACGAACAAGGAGATTTCACCACATCTCTTGGCCCACTTCGCTCCTTCCTGTTACTTCCCTGGGTCCTTGGGTTTGTGACCCCCCCCTGCTGTA from Lynx canadensis isolate LIC74 chromosome F1, mLynCan4.pri.v2, whole genome shotgun sequence includes:
- the PRDX6 gene encoding peroxiredoxin-6, coding for MPGGLLLGDEAPNFEANTTIGRIRFHDYLGDSWGILFSHPRDFTPVCTTELGRAAKLAPEFAKKNVKMIALSVDSVEDHLAWSKDINAYNGQEPTEKLPFPIIDDKNRDLAILLGMLDPAEKDEKGMPVTARVVFIFGPDKKLKLSILYPATTGRNFDEILRVITSLQLTAEKRVATPVDWKDGDSVMVLPTIPEDEAKKIFPKGVFTKELPSGKKYLRYTPQP